In Geotalea uraniireducens, the genomic window ACCTTGAGTTTTTCCTCTTTAAGGAGTGCACGAAGACGATCATTTTCCTGTTGTAGTTGCTCGAGTTGAGACTGAGTTACACGAGCATTAGCTTCAAGAGAGATTATGTTCTCTTGGAGTTTTTTACGATGCTCATCAAGCTTCGTCGCGTCGTGACGTTCAGATGTGCCGATCTGATTGCTGACATTCTCCAAGCTGCGATTGACATTAGCAATGGCGCTGCGGATGTTGCCATATTGTTGGAGTCTCTTTTCTGTAAGATCCGCGTCGTCACTAAAGTGGTTACGGACTTCACTTAAATATCTCCATAGATTTAATGCTGCATCCTGGGTTGAAACGTCACTGGTACGTTTCAGCCACTCAATGATGTGTGTGTAAGCATCTGATCCCTCGCATACTGAACTACCGCAGATACAAAGCTTTTCTTCAAGAATTCTTTCGATCAGGTCACGTCGGATTTCAGATGGAATTTCACCCTTTTGCTTTTGATGATCAATATGCTCATATACGCTGATTACTGTCGGTGCGACAATTAATGCCGATGCTTTACAGACAAGATTTTTCATCTCAGACAAAGCCTCAGCGGCTTGCTGCTCGAGTTCGCTGAGTTCTTGCTCTAACGACTTGCGCCGTTCAAGCAAGTGGCGTATTTCGTTGAACTTTTCAAGCTCCTTGTCGGTTTTTTCAATTTCTTGCCTTGCCAACCGGATTTCATGGGCAAGTTCATCAAGTCGTTTACCCGCCCGAGTTTGCTCTTCTTCATTATCCCCGAGTCGCTTTAAAAGCCGCGACAGTTCTTCATGGGAAGCTCCGGACAGCTCACGTTCCAAGCCCCTGGTAACACGGCCAACCGCCTTGATAGCGGTTTCAAGAGCATCTACATTCAGCAAGTTTCGAATGCCGGCACTGATCTCCCTGCGCTGCTCAATACTGGCACGGGTTAGCCGTTCAATCTTTTCACCATCGAACAAGAAGTAGTCTTTGACCCGCCGGTCAAGAATGCTGTCAATGACCTCGTTGATTTCAGTCGTCGGAACCTGTTGAGTGTTGCCACTCGCAGGGGTGACAAATAACCGGATTTCATCTTCCTCTTCAATTATCCGGCCATCATCCTGCATCCCTA contains:
- a CDS encoding AAA family ATPase, encoding MILLKLTVENFRQFRGKQEIQFFTPSKEDANVTVVFGENGRGKTGLFRAIVFCLFGERRLSQDGDVPHDELQLVNVSALEANPDKPVKTVVELEFSHRDSHYRLRRAILGMQDDGRIIEEEDEIRLFVTPASGNTQQVPTTEINEVIDSILDRRVKDYFLFDGEKIERLTRASIEQRREISAGIRNLLNVDALETAIKAVGRVTRGLERELSGASHEELSRLLKRLGDNEEEQTRAGKRLDELAHEIRLARQEIEKTDKELEKFNEIRHLLERRKSLEQELSELEQQAAEALSEMKNLVCKASALIVAPTVISVYEHIDHQKQKGEIPSEIRRDLIERILEEKLCICGSSVCEGSDAYTHIIEWLKRTSDVSTQDAALNLWRYLSEVRNHFSDDADLTEKRLQQYGNIRSAIANVNRSLENVSNQIGTSERHDATKLDEHRKKLQENIISLEANARVTQSQLEQLQQENDRLRALLKEEKLKVGRNDELSRRSILARDTQDALNDIYSQFTREIKDMISESATLLFRDLLDQEGRENLRTIIVNEDYSLQVLDRYKKPFLANISAGQRQIMSISFIAALARIAARGSKIEIPLFMDTPFGRLSYEHRQNLINQVPTFASQWILLATDTEFRRQEAQLLKNSGKWGKFFMLRSTKDGNTEIVEQDISSALAILRDEEAYQ